A window of the Falco rusticolus isolate bFalRus1 chromosome 1, bFalRus1.pri, whole genome shotgun sequence genome harbors these coding sequences:
- the LOC119148476 gene encoding RING finger protein 145-like, with protein MARLEAVANVALRVPGLALLDLLYRWDAAAIGELLRPRRGDPQLLRAPALRAAHCLGHLLCVVVLVLPVRSLVKLYLHLLTGLLLGVGHTVARDFVRQELEYGFQGAVYSDPVALSSFATTLASQLCLCALCSLLMRSRQPWLFGAPLLPVLARLCGLPLHVLPVLNTFAATLTAMEVLYILGSHILVPFQLAAAACREIAQAVEVYRLVALGMSLWSQLAIPLLFLVFWLVLFFLQLSSFLASSSSPLAQQGLLFLLLSSAAECCGTPYSLIGLTFTVSYLALGVLNLCKFYLLGFGAFQNGNVMHRGVTEGVTLLLLALQTGLLDLQILQRTFLLSIILFIVVTSTLQSMIEIADPIVLALGASRNRSPWKHFRGVSMCLFLLVFPCFMAYKIAHFFHLDFWLLILVSSCMLTSLQVMGTLFIYALFMVELLQDTPLERMDEIIYCVNAVSRVLEFLVAVCVVGYGTWESLFGEWSWMGASVIIIHSYFNVWLRAQSGWRSFLLRREAAKKINSLPRATGGQLQDHNDVCAICFQDMQVAVVTPCNHFFHAACLRKWLYVQDTCPMCHQQVTPVAAEEDPSTGRAARPAPSGGDEVPEDRGAATSPALARPQQDGLLSGDSVVTGQGDSKATQNNAAEDHSPHHPDTSAPWDREMGAVLQPRGDPPPSVQDTQHLSPPPTSLDPFVSPKLGAGDSRDTHSGHRPS; from the exons ATGGCGCGGCTGGAGGCGGTGGCCAACGTGGCGCTGCGGGTGCCGGGGCTGGcgctgctggacctgctgtaCCGCTGGGACGCGGCCGCCATAGGCGAGCTgctgcggccccgccgcggggacCCCCAGCTCCTCCGGGCCCCCGCGCTCCGCGCCGCGCACTGCCTGG GCCACCTGCTGTGTGTcgtggtgctggtgctgccggTGCGGTCCTTGGTGAAGCTCTATCTCCACCTCCTCACCGGGCTGCTGCTCGGCGTGGGGCACACGGTGGCCAG GGACTTCGTCCGCCAGGAGCTGGAGTACGGCTTCCAGGGCGCCGTGTACAGTGACCCCGTGGCGCTCAGCTCCTTCGCCACCACCCTTGCAA gccagctctgcctgtgcgccctctgctccctgctgatGCGGAGCCGGCAGCCCTGGCTGTTCGGTGCCCCGCTGCTGCCCGTGCTGGCTCGCCTCTGCGGCCTCCCCCTCCACGTCCTGCCTGTCCTCAACACCTTCGCCGCCACCCTCACCGCCATGGAGGTGCTCTACATCCTCGGCTCCCACATCCTTGTCCCcttccagctggctgctgctgcctgccggGAAATTGCACAG GCGGTGGAGGTGTACCGGCTGGTCGCACTGGGGATGTCCctctggagccagctggccATCCCGCTCCTCTTCCTCGTCTTCTGGCTGGTGCtgttcttcctccagctctcctccttccttgcctCCTCCAGCAGTCCCCTGGCGCAGCAGggcctcctcttcctcctcctcagcag CGCGGCCGAGTGCTGTGGCACACCGTACTCCCTCATCGGCCTCACCTTCACCGTCTCCTACCTCGCCCTGGGTGTCCTCAACCTCTGCAAGTTTTACCTGCTGGGCTTCGGTGCCTTCCAGAACGGCAACGTCATGCACAG GGGTGTGACGGAGGGTGTgacgctgctgctgctggcgctgcAGACAGGGCTGCTCGACCTGCAGATCCTCCAGCGGACCTTCCTCCTCAGCATCATCCTCTTCATCGTGGTGACCTCCACGCTGCAGTCCATGATCGAGATAGCTGATCCCATTGTGCTGGCGCTGGGGGCTTCCCGCAACAG GAGCCCCTGGAAGCATTTCCGCGGCGTCAGCATGTGCCTCTTCTTGCTGGTTTTCCCTTGCTTCATGGCCTACAAGATTGCCCACTTCTTCCACCTGGATTTCTGGCTGCTGATCCTGGTCTCCAGCTGCATGCTTACCTCTCTGCAG gtgATGGGCACCCTCTTCATCTACGCCCTTTTCATGGTGGAGCTGCTCCAGGACACGCCGCTGGAGCGGATGGACGAGATCATCTACTGTGTGAATGCAGTGAGCCGAGTGCTGGAGTTCCTGGTGGCCGTCTGTGTGGTGGGCTACGGCACCTGGGAGTCCCTCTTCGGGGAGTGGAGCTGGATGGGCGCCTCCGTCATCATCATCCACTCCTACTTCAACGTCTGGCTGCGCGCTCAGTCGGGCTGGAGGAGCTTTCTGCTGCGCCGCGAGGCTGCCAAGAAGATCAACTCCCTGCCCCGGGCCACAGGTGGGCAGCTGCAGGACCACAACGATGTCTGTGCCATCTGCTTCCAG GACATGCAGGTGGCCGTCGTCACTCCCTGCAATCACTTCTTCCACGCTGCCTGCCTCCGCAAGTGGCTTTACGTGCAGGACACGTGCCCCATGTGCCACCAGCAAGTCACGCCAGTGGCTGCCGAGGAGGATCCCAGCACTGGGAGGGCGGCTCGGCCAGCACCGTCTGGCGGGGACGAGGTGCCAGAGGACAGAGGAGCTGCCAcgagcccagccctggctcgGCCCCAGCAGGATGGGCTGCTCAGTGGGGACAGTGTGGTCACTGGCCAGGGGGACAGCAAGGCGACCCAGAACAATGCGGCTGAGGACCACAGCCCCCACCACCCTGACACCTCTGCCCCATGGGATCGAGAAATGGGTGCCGTCCTGCAGCCCCGTGGGGACCCTCCTCCCAGTGTCCAGGACACGCAGCACCTGTCGCCCCCACCCACCAGCCTGGACCCTTTTGTCAGCCCCAAGCTCGGCGCAGGAGACAGCAGGGACACCCACAGTGGCCACCGCCCCTCCTAG